The Persephonella hydrogeniphila genome has a window encoding:
- a CDS encoding M48 family metallopeptidase produces MKIKPIVQFSKRRKNIAIQVSNDGEIIVKAPSGVSDNLIDKVLDKHKNWIEKKLYEINQRDPKFLKRKFINGEGFLYLGKWYRLEIVKNQKEPLVLKDFFYLSEEYKENAKDVFISWYKKQAKKVIAERVNFYSTQTGLKPNSVKITDAQKRLGSCSSKGNLNFSWRLVMLPIRVIDYVVVHELAHLEYHNHSKNFWIKVKTIMPDYEKHKNWLKENAYVMDIF; encoded by the coding sequence ATGAAGATTAAACCGATTGTTCAGTTTTCAAAGAGAAGAAAAAATATAGCGATACAAGTTTCAAACGATGGAGAAATAATAGTAAAAGCCCCCTCTGGTGTTTCTGACAATTTAATAGATAAAGTTTTAGACAAACATAAGAACTGGATAGAAAAAAAGCTATACGAAATAAACCAGAGAGACCCAAAATTTCTAAAAAGAAAGTTTATAAATGGAGAAGGTTTTCTTTATCTTGGGAAGTGGTATAGACTGGAAATAGTAAAAAATCAGAAAGAGCCTTTAGTATTAAAGGATTTCTTTTATCTGTCAGAAGAATACAAGGAAAATGCAAAAGATGTATTCATAAGCTGGTATAAAAAACAGGCAAAAAAAGTTATAGCTGAAAGGGTAAACTTTTACTCTACCCAAACAGGTTTAAAACCAAACTCTGTAAAAATAACAGATGCCCAGAAAAGACTTGGTTCTTGTTCGTCAAAAGGGAATTTAAACTTTAGCTGGCGCCTTGTAATGCTTCCTATAAGAGTTATTGATTATGTAGTTGTCCACGAACTTGCACACCTTGAATACCACAATCATTCAAAAAATTTCTGGATTAAGGTAAAAACAATAATGCCAGATTACGAAAAACATAAAAACTGGTTAAAAGAAAATGCTTATGTGATGGATATTTTTTAG
- a CDS encoding type I restriction endonuclease subunit R, translating into MGREFTEVEKPFLDQLESIGWEVIRLDDKTKDDPTKSFRESFKEIILENKFKEAIKNINPWIENDQIIQVLDKIQSFTPKSISEVNQEFTELLLEGIVIDENRKTGEKSPTVYLIDFKNPENNIFTAINQFKVNIPATEKHIIPDIVLFINGIPMILVEAKYIGASKEETPLDDAFFQIQRYMNKTGEGNEKLFWYNLFNVITTGETAKYGSITAQKEHYLEWKDPYPYKLSEIKANSKRVNSQNILIQGMLTKENLIDIIHNFILFKTENEKLIKIVPRYQQFRAVNKLIKKLKSSSLSNDKKGGIIWHTQGSGKSLTMMYIVRKAYHDDYLRGFKIVFITDRKDLEKQLYQTSQSVGFTVHKADTIEKLKNLLKTDTPDLVMGMIHKYQEKQLETEFPELNRSEKILVLIDEAHRTQYKTLGANLRKALPNSIKVAFTGTPIDKTEQTFGEYIDKYGMKEAVEDGVIVEIVYEGRTSDTDILDEEEIDKRFQDIFSIVNENERKKIAKKYTWKAYLEAKPVIEAKAKDMVNHYIEHVFPNGFKAQVVSVSRVAAVRYYKAIKKALEEIIKKIGEIQSEFEITEEKGMYKISKKGKELFQIVSPTELYNAGRERNLTEKEIKELKLLFLKHLKLDLLKNLDVAVVISGGDGNDYIKHFKDEISKEEYERFTNPKQHEQSISNFKKPFEKGGNIGFIIVQNMLLTGFDAPIEQVLYMDNVLKAHNLLQAIARVNRVYKNKFAGFVVDYVGIAKHLKEALSNFYRKDIDEITQVVVNKSKAIDELKFVFNQINEFFSELGIKNWEKGIFDKDIKEDVLEELADEDTRERFKELLRQFNRAIDKVLPDPQALKYIKYLKALNLYNAEARNIYRETTGTLNLSDKLRAVVDEYLISNGINPKIPPVSIMSEDFIKNLKRYKSPKLKAKELEAGITEYIKTHYEEDPELFERFSQLLRKIIQEYENNWEEQAKELEILLNQIKKGRETEETYGLDPKTEMPFLGLLRKEIYPYKNIKDLEESEREKLIQITKDILELVKRELERPDFWENITAQKRLKSTIIREFILKEFRDKPEIIKNRNAIVQKILELAYHLKDRLKDED; encoded by the coding sequence ATGGGTAGGGAGTTTACAGAAGTAGAAAAACCATTTTTAGACCAGCTTGAAAGTATTGGCTGGGAAGTTATAAGGCTTGATGATAAAACAAAAGATGATCCAACAAAGTCTTTTAGAGAAAGTTTCAAAGAAATAATTTTAGAAAATAAGTTTAAAGAAGCAATAAAAAATATAAATCCTTGGATAGAAAACGACCAGATAATACAAGTTTTAGATAAAATTCAATCTTTCACTCCAAAATCTATTTCAGAAGTTAACCAGGAATTCACAGAGCTTTTACTTGAAGGAATAGTTATAGACGAAAACAGGAAAACAGGAGAAAAGAGTCCAACAGTTTATTTAATAGATTTTAAAAATCCTGAAAACAACATATTCACTGCAATAAACCAGTTTAAAGTAAACATTCCTGCAACAGAAAAACATATTATTCCTGATATAGTTCTTTTTATTAATGGAATTCCAATGATTCTTGTAGAGGCAAAATACATAGGAGCATCAAAAGAAGAAACCCCACTTGATGATGCATTTTTCCAGATACAGAGATACATGAACAAAACAGGTGAAGGAAATGAAAAACTGTTCTGGTATAACTTATTTAACGTTATAACAACAGGAGAAACAGCAAAATACGGAAGTATAACTGCCCAAAAAGAACATTATCTTGAATGGAAAGACCCCTATCCGTATAAACTTTCTGAAATAAAAGCAAATAGTAAAAGAGTTAACTCTCAAAATATTCTAATTCAAGGAATGTTAACAAAGGAAAATCTGATAGATATTATCCATAATTTTATCCTGTTTAAAACAGAAAATGAAAAACTTATAAAGATAGTTCCCAGATACCAGCAGTTTAGGGCTGTCAACAAACTAATAAAAAAATTAAAAAGTTCTTCTTTATCTAACGACAAAAAAGGTGGAATTATCTGGCATACACAAGGCTCAGGTAAATCATTAACTATGATGTATATTGTTAGAAAAGCCTATCACGACGATTATTTAAGGGGATTTAAAATAGTGTTTATCACAGATAGAAAAGACCTTGAAAAACAACTCTACCAAACTTCCCAGTCTGTAGGTTTTACCGTCCATAAAGCAGATACAATAGAAAAACTAAAAAATCTTTTAAAAACAGACACACCAGATTTAGTTATGGGTATGATACACAAATATCAGGAAAAACAGCTTGAAACAGAGTTCCCGGAGTTAAACAGATCAGAAAAAATATTAGTCCTGATAGATGAAGCCCACAGAACCCAGTATAAAACACTTGGAGCAAATCTAAGAAAAGCTCTTCCAAACTCAATAAAAGTCGCATTTACAGGAACTCCAATAGATAAAACAGAACAAACATTTGGAGAATATATAGATAAATACGGAATGAAAGAAGCTGTTGAAGATGGAGTTATTGTTGAAATTGTGTATGAAGGTAGAACAAGCGATACAGATATTTTAGATGAGGAAGAAATAGATAAAAGATTTCAGGATATTTTTTCTATTGTTAATGAAAATGAGAGAAAGAAAATTGCAAAAAAATATACATGGAAAGCCTATCTTGAGGCAAAACCTGTAATAGAAGCAAAAGCAAAAGATATGGTAAATCACTATATAGAGCATGTGTTTCCAAATGGTTTTAAAGCTCAGGTTGTTTCTGTATCCCGTGTTGCAGCTGTTAGATATTACAAGGCTATAAAGAAAGCCTTAGAGGAAATAATAAAGAAAATAGGGGAAATTCAATCTGAATTTGAAATAACAGAAGAAAAAGGAATGTATAAAATTTCAAAAAAAGGAAAAGAACTGTTCCAAATTGTTTCACCTACAGAACTTTACAACGCAGGAAGAGAAAGAAATCTAACAGAAAAAGAGATAAAAGAGTTAAAACTGTTATTTTTAAAGCATTTAAAACTTGATTTATTAAAAAATTTAGATGTTGCAGTTGTAATTTCCGGTGGAGATGGAAATGATTACATAAAACATTTTAAAGATGAAATCTCAAAGGAAGAATACGAAAGATTTACAAACCCTAAACAACACGAACAATCAATTTCAAATTTTAAAAAACCTTTTGAAAAAGGCGGAAATATAGGATTTATAATTGTTCAAAATATGCTCCTAACAGGATTTGATGCTCCAATAGAACAGGTATTATACATGGATAACGTTTTAAAAGCCCATAATCTCCTTCAAGCAATAGCAAGGGTAAATAGAGTCTATAAAAATAAATTTGCAGGTTTTGTTGTTGATTATGTAGGCATAGCAAAACATCTTAAAGAGGCACTATCAAACTTCTATAGAAAAGATATTGATGAAATTACTCAAGTTGTTGTTAATAAATCAAAAGCCATTGATGAACTAAAGTTTGTATTTAATCAGATAAATGAGTTTTTTAGTGAGCTTGGTATAAAGAACTGGGAAAAAGGAATTTTTGATAAAGATATAAAAGAGGATGTTCTTGAAGAACTTGCAGATGAAGACACAAGAGAAAGATTTAAAGAACTTTTAAGACAGTTTAATAGGGCAATAGATAAAGTTCTGCCTGACCCACAAGCTCTAAAATACATAAAATATCTGAAAGCATTAAATCTTTACAATGCAGAGGCAAGAAACATTTACAGAGAAACAACAGGCACATTAAACTTAAGTGATAAATTAAGAGCTGTTGTAGATGAATATCTAATATCAAATGGAATTAATCCAAAAATTCCCCCTGTTTCTATAATGTCTGAAGATTTCATAAAGAACCTAAAAAGATACAAATCTCCAAAATTAAAAGCAAAAGAGCTTGAAGCAGGAATTACAGAATATATCAAAACCCATTATGAAGAAGACCCAGAGCTATTTGAAAGGTTTTCACAGCTTTTAAGAAAAATCATACAGGAGTATGAAAATAACTGGGAAGAGCAGGCAAAAGAGTTAGAAATCCTTCTTAACCAGATTAAAAAAGGTAGAGAAACAGAGGAAACTTATGGATTAGACCCTAAAACAGAGATGCCATTTTTAGGACTTCTTAGAAAAGAAATTTATCCATATAAAAATATAAAAGATCTAGAAGAATCAGAGAGGGAGAAACTCATCCAGATAACAAAAGATATTTTAGAGCTTGTAAAAAGAGAGTTGGAACGCCCTGATTTTTGGGAGAATATAACTGCACAGAAAAGATTAAAATCTACAATTATACGGGAATTCATTTTAAAAGAGTTTAGAGATAAACCAGAGATTATAAAAAACAGGAATGCAATAGTTCAAAAGATATTAGAGCTTGCCTACCATCTTAAAGACAGGTTAAAAGATGAAGATTAA
- a CDS encoding helix-turn-helix domain-containing protein: MSLKNWLEEYKYDEEAIYKGLMFDLSFYLKQFMLEKGINKKQLAEKMGVSPAYITKIFSGQNISLKTVAKILSALEVDAGIKIIDREKMNYKTAPNRDLFKLIKKEKENEGKIFSTAA, from the coding sequence ATGAGTTTGAAAAATTGGTTAGAGGAATATAAATATGATGAAGAAGCTATATATAAAGGCTTAATGTTTGATTTGTCCTTCTATTTAAAACAGTTTATGCTCGAAAAAGGGATTAACAAAAAACAGCTTGCTGAAAAAATGGGTGTTTCTCCTGCATACATTACTAAAATTTTTAGTGGTCAGAATATATCTCTTAAAACTGTAGCAAAAATACTATCAGCACTTGAAGTTGACGCAGGAATAAAAATAATTGATAGAGAGAAAATGAATTATAAAACAGCACCAAATAGAGACTTATTTAAACTTATAAAAAAGGAAAAAGAAAATGAAGGCAAAATTTTCTCAACTGCAGCTTAA
- a CDS encoding ATP-dependent DNA helicase: MEKIKKKLLTINKNIEKNIERITYEERGFYSQNILKKLRDFVEHTALLIDSDGNDIDNSFENIQRALSFIKSKGQYRFLSKFHSFLQIAASHYTIDEDSAERLMLKYYQYLLQLKNFLKENYDLEVLKNINKFPLDIDKTTQEYYEKIIEKMENKTEKENTYSDRYYIQKIKPFFVDNKVYYEVTFTRASDNVSKFDRLIAFTKHDIPDNYAIKLWIRKDFINIFGKNMPIKVIENWGTSIRPCELNNFARILGINTKISSGHNEYKTLMKFLTKTNYNLVDLIISKNYETIKNKLIEKAKTKDFFNVLDKCHKIIKNDSRGSNVLRYLLYNLRNKIIKQQYDKQGLCSYWPELKLKWGCIPFDQMPFCSSLIDHNPSLKDLFECLDFKDREHEFLARIIKNNTEIKGELYTKKDDIYGFENIDKLLERYNNLLYEGHRERRSIKTYKDFIYIAEYESDTIEIINNIKELSKSGIKGYKESVDYWLKENPSIIDCDEKKDIIRKIFKQSHVAIIFGAAGTGKSTLINHISQFFNSNQKLYLAQTNPAVDNLKRKVQASNSEFKTIAKFLSNAQTNDYDLLIIDECSTVSNNDMAKILSKAKFKLLVLVGDTYQIEAIRFGNWFSILKNFIPKDSIVELTKPYRTKNKKLLELWNKVRNLHEDIDEYLEKNDYTAKLDNSIFERNEYEDEIVLVLNYDGFYGVNNINSFLQANNKNPPYYWGDQVFKVGDPILFNETKRFGAAIYNNLKGKIIEIKKFENKIQFDIEVYKSINEIDIDKNECELLENLKNGHSMIRFSVNKHKSTDEDNESPSDVIPFQIAYAVSIHKAQGLEYDSVKVVISSEVDELITHNIFYTAITRAKEKLKIYWTPEAQRKVLEGLSKRNIGKDIGLLNSQLNE, encoded by the coding sequence GTGGAAAAAATTAAAAAAAAGCTTTTAACTATCAACAAAAACATTGAAAAAAATATAGAAAGAATTACTTATGAAGAAAGAGGGTTTTATTCACAAAATATTTTAAAAAAATTAAGAGATTTTGTTGAACATACAGCATTACTAATTGATAGTGATGGAAATGATATAGATAATTCTTTTGAGAATATACAGAGAGCTCTAAGTTTTATAAAATCGAAAGGTCAATATAGATTTCTAAGTAAATTTCATAGCTTTTTACAGATTGCTGCTTCTCACTATACAATTGATGAAGACTCAGCAGAACGTTTGATGCTAAAGTATTACCAATATTTACTGCAATTAAAAAATTTTCTTAAGGAAAACTATGACTTAGAAGTACTAAAAAACATTAATAAGTTTCCTTTAGATATAGACAAAACTACCCAAGAGTATTATGAAAAAATAATTGAAAAAATGGAAAATAAAACGGAAAAGGAAAATACTTACTCTGATAGATATTATATTCAAAAAATAAAGCCGTTTTTTGTAGATAATAAAGTTTATTATGAAGTAACATTTACCAGAGCAAGTGACAATGTCAGTAAATTTGATAGGTTAATAGCATTTACAAAACATGATATTCCAGATAATTACGCCATAAAACTTTGGATAAGAAAGGATTTTATAAATATCTTTGGTAAAAATATGCCAATTAAAGTAATTGAAAATTGGGGAACTTCTATACGTCCATGTGAGTTAAATAATTTTGCTCGTATTTTGGGTATTAACACAAAAATTTCAAGTGGTCATAACGAATATAAAACTCTAATGAAATTTTTAACTAAAACCAACTATAACTTAGTTGATTTAATTATTTCAAAGAATTACGAAACTATTAAAAATAAATTAATTGAAAAAGCTAAAACAAAAGACTTTTTCAATGTTTTAGATAAATGCCATAAAATAATTAAAAATGATTCACGTGGAAGTAATGTTCTAAGATATTTACTATATAATCTTAGAAACAAAATAATTAAACAGCAATATGATAAGCAAGGTTTATGTTCCTATTGGCCTGAATTGAAATTAAAATGGGGTTGTATTCCATTTGATCAAATGCCGTTTTGTAGTTCTTTAATAGATCATAATCCAAGTTTAAAAGACTTATTTGAATGTTTAGATTTCAAGGATAGAGAACATGAATTTTTAGCAAGAATTATTAAAAACAATACGGAAATAAAAGGAGAGTTATATACCAAAAAAGATGATATATATGGCTTCGAAAATATAGATAAATTATTAGAAAGATATAACAACTTATTATACGAGGGACATAGGGAGAGAAGAAGTATAAAAACTTACAAAGATTTTATTTATATTGCGGAATACGAATCAGATACAATTGAAATTATAAATAACATCAAAGAACTATCTAAATCTGGCATAAAAGGCTATAAAGAATCTGTTGATTATTGGTTAAAAGAAAACCCATCTATAATAGATTGTGATGAAAAGAAAGATATTATAAGAAAAATTTTCAAACAATCGCATGTGGCAATTATTTTTGGAGCAGCAGGAACAGGTAAATCAACCTTGATAAATCATATATCTCAATTTTTTAATAGTAATCAGAAACTTTACTTAGCCCAAACCAATCCAGCAGTTGACAATTTAAAAAGAAAAGTTCAGGCTTCAAATTCTGAATTCAAAACAATAGCGAAGTTTCTATCAAATGCACAAACAAATGATTATGATTTACTAATAATTGATGAATGTAGCACAGTTAGTAATAATGATATGGCAAAAATTTTAAGTAAAGCAAAATTCAAATTATTGGTATTAGTAGGTGATACATATCAAATAGAAGCAATTAGATTTGGAAATTGGTTTAGTATCCTAAAAAATTTCATTCCTAAAGATTCAATAGTTGAATTAACTAAACCTTACCGCACAAAGAACAAAAAATTACTTGAATTATGGAATAAAGTGAGAAATTTACATGAAGATATAGATGAGTATTTAGAAAAGAATGACTATACTGCCAAATTAGATAACTCAATTTTTGAGAGAAATGAATATGAAGACGAAATAGTTTTAGTTTTAAATTATGATGGTTTTTATGGAGTAAATAATATTAATAGTTTTTTACAAGCAAATAATAAAAATCCTCCTTACTATTGGGGAGATCAAGTATTTAAAGTTGGAGATCCAATTTTGTTTAATGAAACAAAAAGATTTGGGGCTGCTATTTATAATAACTTGAAAGGTAAAATTATTGAAATTAAAAAATTTGAGAACAAAATTCAATTTGATATTGAAGTATACAAAAGTATTAACGAAATAGATATAGATAAAAATGAATGTGAATTGTTAGAAAATTTGAAAAATGGACATTCAATGATAAGGTTTAGTGTTAATAAACATAAAAGTACAGATGAGGATAATGAAAGTCCAAGTGATGTAATTCCTTTTCAAATTGCTTACGCTGTTTCTATTCATAAAGCTCAAGGTTTAGAGTACGATTCCGTGAAAGTTGTTATTTCAAGTGAAGTTGATGAGCTTATAACACATAATATTTTCTATACTGCAATAACAAGGGCTAAAGAAAAGTTAAAAATATATTGGACTCCAGAAGCTCAAAGAAAAGTTTTAGAAGGATTATCCAAAAGAAACATAGGAAAAGACATAGGTTTATTAAATTCACAGTTAAATGAATGA
- the hypE gene encoding hydrogenase expression/formation protein HypE: MKQILLSHGGGGEETQKLIKELFFKYFSNPILEKMEDAAVLETGSKLAFTTDSFTVSPIFFKGGDIGKLAVAGTVNDLSMMGAKPLYMSCSFIIEEGLPFEDLEKIVSSMAEETKKSGVQIVTGDTKVVPKGSADKIFINTTGIGEIVYEGISAHNVRERDVILVSGTIGDHGACIMAQREGIELEGNIASDCASLWSLVKDLINAEILIKAMRDPTRGGLSAVLNEWAEQSNIGIEIEEEKIPLKDEVQGMCELLGLDPFSLANEGKLILAVPEEDAEKALEIMKSNELGKDAQIIGKAISDYRGKVILKSPYGSKRILEPPAGELLPRIC, translated from the coding sequence ATGAAACAGATTCTTTTATCCCACGGTGGTGGAGGAGAAGAAACACAAAAGTTGATCAAAGAGTTATTTTTCAAATACTTTTCAAATCCTATATTAGAAAAAATGGAAGATGCAGCAGTTCTTGAAACAGGTTCAAAACTTGCATTTACAACCGACAGTTTCACAGTTTCACCTATATTTTTTAAAGGAGGAGATATAGGAAAACTTGCTGTTGCAGGAACAGTAAACGACCTTTCTATGATGGGAGCTAAACCACTTTATATGAGCTGTTCATTCATAATAGAGGAAGGTCTACCGTTTGAAGATTTAGAAAAAATTGTTTCTTCAATGGCAGAAGAAACAAAAAAATCAGGAGTTCAGATCGTTACAGGAGACACCAAAGTTGTCCCAAAAGGTTCAGCAGATAAAATATTTATAAACACAACTGGGATAGGAGAAATTGTTTATGAAGGAATTTCTGCCCATAACGTAAGAGAAAGAGATGTTATTCTTGTTTCAGGAACCATTGGAGACCACGGGGCATGCATTATGGCTCAAAGAGAAGGAATAGAGCTTGAGGGAAATATAGCCTCAGACTGTGCATCCCTCTGGTCTCTCGTCAAGGATCTGATAAATGCAGAGATACTGATAAAAGCGATGAGAGACCCAACAAGGGGAGGTCTGTCGGCTGTTCTAAATGAATGGGCTGAGCAGTCAAATATAGGAATAGAAATAGAAGAAGAAAAAATTCCTCTAAAAGACGAAGTTCAGGGAATGTGTGAGCTTCTGGGACTTGATCCTTTTTCGCTGGCAAATGAAGGAAAACTTATATTGGCAGTTCCGGAAGAAGATGCAGAAAAAGCATTGGAGATTATGAAAAGTAATGAACTCGGTAAAGACGCCCAGATAATAGGAAAAGCAATTTCAGATTACAGAGGAAAGGTGATCCTGAAATCCCCTTACGGCTCAAAAAGGATTCTCGAACCTCCTGCAGGAGAACTACTGCCGAGAATTTGTTAG
- a CDS encoding DUF2281 domain-containing protein, giving the protein MKTIDLDKLPEEARKELLDFYEFLLQKYTKKRTLVCNKN; this is encoded by the coding sequence ATGAAGACAATAGATTTAGACAAACTTCCTGAAGAAGCAAGAAAAGAGCTATTAGATTTTTATGAGTTTTTGCTTCAAAAGTATACAAAAAAAAGAACGCTTGTCTGCAATAAAAATTAA
- the hypD gene encoding hydrogenase formation protein HypD: protein MPQVDYLKDFRDPRKIKAIAKQIEKEIKKPINIMEVCGGHTHTIMKYGLNQILPPEINFVHGPGCPVCIMPKERIDHAIALAQDEKNIVATLGDMIRVPGSKSSLQKERAKGKNVKMLYAPFDILKIAKENLDKNVIYFAIGFETTTPMTAALIEKVIKEKIKNVYFHINHVLVPPPIKAIMDSGEAKIDAFIGPAHVSVITGAKIYQEIVDLYKTPVVIAGFEPVDIVESVLWIVRQFNENRVQVENQYRRAVTWEGNTKAQEIINRYLEPRENFRWRGIGDIPYSALKLKDKYSELDAEKVFADILPNEPINDHKLCICGDILKGIAKPYECKVFGKSCTPQNPLGSCMVSSEGACAAYYRYGKLQLT from the coding sequence ATGCCTCAGGTAGATTATCTAAAAGATTTTAGAGATCCAAGGAAAATAAAAGCTATTGCAAAACAGATAGAAAAAGAGATAAAAAAACCTATTAATATAATGGAAGTATGCGGGGGACATACACACACTATAATGAAATACGGTCTTAATCAGATACTTCCCCCTGAAATAAATTTTGTACACGGACCCGGATGTCCTGTATGCATAATGCCAAAGGAAAGGATAGACCATGCTATAGCTCTTGCTCAGGATGAGAAAAATATAGTCGCAACTCTGGGGGATATGATCAGAGTTCCCGGTTCAAAAAGTTCACTCCAAAAAGAAAGAGCAAAAGGAAAAAATGTAAAAATGCTCTATGCTCCCTTTGATATTCTAAAGATAGCCAAAGAAAATTTAGATAAAAATGTGATTTATTTTGCCATAGGCTTTGAAACAACAACTCCAATGACTGCTGCTTTAATCGAAAAGGTTATAAAAGAGAAAATAAAGAATGTATACTTCCATATAAACCATGTCCTGGTTCCTCCTCCTATAAAAGCTATAATGGATAGTGGTGAAGCAAAAATTGATGCTTTTATAGGTCCTGCCCATGTTTCTGTTATAACAGGAGCAAAGATCTATCAGGAGATTGTAGATCTTTATAAAACTCCTGTAGTCATAGCAGGTTTTGAGCCTGTAGATATAGTTGAAAGTGTTTTGTGGATAGTCAGACAGTTTAATGAAAACAGGGTTCAGGTAGAAAACCAGTACAGAAGAGCCGTTACATGGGAAGGAAATACAAAAGCACAGGAAATAATAAACAGATATTTAGAGCCAAGGGAAAACTTTAGATGGAGAGGAATTGGGGATATTCCGTATTCGGCATTGAAACTAAAAGACAAATACTCAGAACTTGATGCTGAAAAAGTTTTTGCTGATATACTGCCGAATGAGCCTATAAATGACCACAAGCTGTGTATCTGTGGGGATATTCTGAAAGGAATAGCAAAACCATATGAGTGTAAAGTTTTTGGGAAATCCTGTACACCCCAAAATCCTCTTGGTTCCTGCATGGTATCTTCAGAAGGAGCCTGTGCTGCTTACTACAGATACGGAAAACTACAGCTAACTTGA
- a CDS encoding HypC/HybG/HupF family hydrogenase formation chaperone, whose translation MCLSIPSKIVEILPDNFAIVDTMGVKRKVSLDLMPEPVEVGDYVLIHVGYAMTKMREEDALESLKVYEEIIRKLEEEGE comes from the coding sequence ATGTGTCTTTCTATACCATCAAAGATAGTTGAGATACTACCTGACAACTTTGCGATAGTAGACACAATGGGAGTAAAAAGGAAGGTATCCCTTGACCTTATGCCTGAGCCTGTTGAGGTAGGAGATTACGTTCTCATTCATGTAGGGTATGCTATGACAAAGATGAGAGAAGAAGACGCCCTTGAGAGTCTAAAAGTGTACGAGGAGATAATAAGAAAGTTAGAAGAGGAAGGAGAATAG